Within the Longimicrobiaceae bacterium genome, the region GACTGCCGTCACCACTTGAATGAATCGTTAGGGTGCCCGCCACAGGACGGTCGCTCCGCGGTGCGAGGACGGATCAGGTGTCGAAGACCAAGAGGCGCTGCGGTTCCGGGAAAAGCTCCCCAATCGCGTCCATGCGGTCCTCGGCGGGGATGTCGGGTGTGTGAAGCAGCGTCCGGATCCACTCCTCCAAGCCGTTGTCGCGGCAAAGCTCGTCGAGTGCAAAGCGAATTAGAACGAACGGCGTCACGTCCCCCTCGCAGACGAAGCCGAACGCCTCAGCCTCCTCGACGAGCCGGAGCGCCGTTTCGCGCAGCCGAGACTCCGGCGCGCCGTCCGGAAACCACCGCGCGTGAGCGCCGGCAAATTCAGGATCGAGCAACTTCGCTGTCAGGCGCTGCAGGTACGCGTCGAACATCGTACTGGAGACGTCGTTATAGACGCTTTGTCGAATCTGGAACATCAACCCTGCGCATGTCGTGTGACGATGGTTTTTCGACTCTGCGAATCCGTAGCCGCTGGGAGGCCGTGGGGCGCTGAATCAGGGTAACCACCGGAGCGTCCTGACTCGCGATGCCGTAGCTGGTAACGGGACCGAAGAGTTCCAGGGCTTCCGCACCGGCGCAGAGCGGGAGGAATCCCGCGAGCACCCGTGGGTCGTAGTAGCGGAAGTACATCTGCTCACCTTCCGGAGAGTGGACGAGGAGGAATCGCCGGAAGTGCCTCCGCAGCTCCTCCAGACTAGCGTCCGCGACCGCGAAGATGCCCCATGGGCCGCTCCAGAGCGTCTGCGTGATCCAGTCGAGCGCCTCCGCCTCGTCTACTCCGGGAAAGTCGTCGCGGAAGAGGAAGCGGAACCCGATCCACGCCTGCGCGTCCGGCTCCGCAGGGGAGGCCCTCCTCCCGGCTCTGCGGGGTGCGGGAGTGCCCGTTCCGCTCGCGTACATGCGGCCGAGTAGCAAGGCGGCGCGAATGTCGCCACGCTCCGCCATGGCACGCAACTCGGCCGGGGGCCGTCGTCCCGGTTGCCTGACGCGACTGCCGCGGCAGGTCCACCAGCCCCGTGGTAGCCGCGCGCGCAAGACCTTCGCCGTGCGTGGTTGCCTGTGCTC harbors:
- a CDS encoding DUF4123 domain-containing protein: MAERGDIRAALLLGRMYASGTGTPAPRRAGRRASPAEPDAQAWIGFRFLFRDDFPGVDEAEALDWITQTLWSGPWGIFAVADASLEELRRHFRRFLLVHSPEGEQMYFRYYDPRVLAGFLPLCAGAEALELFGPVTSYGIASQDAPVVTLIQRPTASQRLRIRRVEKPSSHDMRRVDVPDSTKRL